The Plantactinospora sp. KBS50 sequence CCCGCGCGGCCGGTTCAACGAGTACGCGAAGGTCGCCGGGAAGGGCTACGACCTGCACAGGCTGCTGATGGAGGCCGGCGCCCGGCTCCTTCGGGACGGCGGCCAGCCGCCCGACATCAGCGGGGTGGCGCCGGCGCTGCTGTCCGGCGGCCCGGACAGCTGGCGGTGGCGGGCGCAGTTGTTCTTCGAGGTGGTGGCCGACCTGGTCGAGGCCAGGGCGGCGATCGGCCGCAAGCCCGACGAACCCGACGGGGACGAGGACGAGGACGACGCCACGATCCGGTTCGACCCCAACGAGATGGAAGAGGAGTACGCCTGATGGCCTACCTGGCCGGCAAGCTCGTGCTCGCGGTGACCGCGGGCGCCCCGAACAACGGTCGCGGCGAGGCGACGACCGGCCGGGTCAAGCAGACCCGGATCCGGCAGCACATCTACCCATACGTCTCGGCGCAGGCCGCCCGACGCTGGCTGCGGGACACCATGACCGAGCAGGGCGCGGTGCCCTCCCCCACCGAGCGGGTCGGCAGGAAGCAGAGCAAGGCGCAGAAGGCGACCACCGAGGCCGACCCGCTCCGGTACGTCGACGACGACCTGTTCGGTTTCATGAAGGCCACCGCAAAGTCGGAGGACGCCGACACCACGTTGCGGGACAGCCCGTTCATGATCGGCACCCTGCTCTCGGTGGAGCCGGCCCGGCCGACCGAGGACTTCGGGGTGATGGCGCGCGGCATCGACGACCCGGTGCTGCACGCGCACGAGTTCTACACGGCCGACCTGGCCGCGCCGTTCCTGATCGACCTGCCGCGCATCGGCACCTTCACGACGCCCAACGAGCGGGGCGCGGGAAAGGCCAACTACCTGACCCGGGAGGCGGCGCTGGCGGTGGCCGAGGCGGTCAACGCGGGCGCGGAGACCGTACTGTTCCGCGGCCAGCCGGCCGTGCGGCTGCCGCTTCAGACCCGGCGCGAGCGCGCCGCCCTGCTGCTGGAGGCGCTTTCCGAACTCTCCGGCGGCGCCAAGAAGGGGCTGCACTACGGCGATCGGACGCCGACCCTGCTGATGCTGCTGGCCATGGAGGGCGGGGTGAACCCGCTGGAGTTCGCCGTCGGCGGCGCCGACGACGGCTCGGGGCTCCAGGTACGCGGCGACGTGCTGCGCGCCGAACTGGAGGCGTGGGACGGTCGGTGGCAGCCGCCGGTCCGGGTCGGCTGGCGGCCCGGCTTCCGGGACGTCGAGCGCAAGCAGTTCGAGGCGGACGTGGCCGGGGAGATCGACGCCGGCACCGTCACCGTGCAGCATCCCCGCACGATGCTGCGCACGCTGGCGGCGGAGCTGCGGGCCGGGGTCCACGACGCCTGGTTCGACGACCCGGCACGATGACAGCCAGACCGATGACGACCGGAGCGGTGACAAGCGGCGCGACCGGCACGATGCCGTCCGGCACGACCACCACGGGACCACCGGGCGGAGGCGGCCCTGTCGAGGCGACCCGGATCGAGCTTTTCGCCCCGGTGGCGTCGTTCCGGGACCCGATGTTTCCCGGGTTGACCCGGTGCCTGCCGGTGCCACCGTCGTCGGCGTTGCGCGGCATGCTGGCCGCCGCGACCGGTGCGGCGGCGGAGCCGGTGCCGCTCGGCTACAGCGCCCGCGCCGCCGGTACGGGCGTGGACGCCGAGACGTACCACCCGATCGCCGCCGACGGCGCCAACCCGGCGGTCGCGGGACGGGTCCGCGCGGTCAAGGGTGGAACGACCGTCAAGGACCGGCCGTTCCTGGCCCACCTGAGTGTGACACTGTGGATTCCCGAGCCGGACGGCACCCGGATCGCGGCGGCGTTGCGCCGCCCGGTCTGGGGGCTGCGGCTCGGCCGTTCCCAGGATCTGGTGTACGTCCGGTCGGTCAGCCCGGTGTTGCTGCGGCCGGCCGACGTCGCGGTGGTGGGGCACGCGCTGGCGCCACCGGGCGGGCACGACGCCGGTGCCGCGGTCACGGTACGGCTCGCCGAGTGGATCGCCGCGGACCGGCTGACCACCCGCTACGGCGACTACCTGTGGTGCGCCGAACCGGCCGGCCGGCTCCCGGTGCGACACGCCCTCCGCGACGGTGACCGCGCGGTGTGGTTGCGGCCCGCACCCGCCGGGCCGGGCCAACGGTGAACGGCCCGCATCCGGCCGCTGCTGGCCTGGCGGCCGGCCCGGCGCAGAATCCGGCGCAGGATCGGATCCTGGACGAGGTGTGGGCCAAGTCCGTCGACCGGAGCGGCCGGACCGGCCGGGTGGGGCGCGCCGAACGGCTCACCGAGCACAGCCGTGCCACCTGGGTCGCGGCCGGCACGATCGCGGACCGGATCGGGTCCGCGGGCGTGCTCGCCGGTTGGTCCTCGTTCTGGCCGCTGGTGACGCTGGCCGCGCTGCTGCACGACGCGGGGAAGGTCGCCGAGGGATTCCAGCGGCAGG is a genomic window containing:
- the cas7i gene encoding type I-B CRISPR-associated protein Cas7/Cst2/DevR, translated to MAYLAGKLVLAVTAGAPNNGRGEATTGRVKQTRIRQHIYPYVSAQAARRWLRDTMTEQGAVPSPTERVGRKQSKAQKATTEADPLRYVDDDLFGFMKATAKSEDADTTLRDSPFMIGTLLSVEPARPTEDFGVMARGIDDPVLHAHEFYTADLAAPFLIDLPRIGTFTTPNERGAGKANYLTREAALAVAEAVNAGAETVLFRGQPAVRLPLQTRRERAALLLEALSELSGGAKKGLHYGDRTPTLLMLLAMEGGVNPLEFAVGGADDGSGLQVRGDVLRAELEAWDGRWQPPVRVGWRPGFRDVERKQFEADVAGEIDAGTVTVQHPRTMLRTLAAELRAGVHDAWFDDPAR
- the cas5 gene encoding CRISPR-associated protein Cas5, whose product is MTTGAVTSGATGTMPSGTTTTGPPGGGGPVEATRIELFAPVASFRDPMFPGLTRCLPVPPSSALRGMLAAATGAAAEPVPLGYSARAAGTGVDAETYHPIAADGANPAVAGRVRAVKGGTTVKDRPFLAHLSVTLWIPEPDGTRIAAALRRPVWGLRLGRSQDLVYVRSVSPVLLRPADVAVVGHALAPPGGHDAGAAVTVRLAEWIAADRLTTRYGDYLWCAEPAGRLPVRHALRDGDRAVWLRPAPAGPGQR